Genomic DNA from Romeriopsis navalis LEGE 11480:
ATTATAGATATTGAAAATATTATGAAAACTTTAATATAAAATTAACGAATTTTAAAACACTAATTTTGCAATCCTATAATCATAAATATTTTTGCATCAGTACAGTGACAATGATTGAAAAAGTGGCAATCGAACTGAGCAATCTGCTGGCTAAAACGATCAAAGTCCATCGTCATAAATGCGATGGACTTTAGGATAAATTCAGACGAAGAATGACACTGATTAGCGATGATAAACAGCAGTCATACTTGCACTTCCTAGTGAGTTCGCACGGGTCATAAAACCAACCAGCGCATTACTTGGGTTTTCCGGTAGCGGCAACGATTCTTGTTTCAAAGCATAAACCGTAAAGACATAGCGATGCACTTCCCCCGGCGGTGGGCAAGCTCCACCAAATCCCACCTGGCCATAGTCATTGCGGATTTCCATGACACCCTTCGGCAGTTGCACACTGCCACTGGCACCTTGAGGCAACGATCGCACCGAAGCCGGAATATTCACCACATTCCAGTGCCACCAGCCCGATCCCGTTGGCGCATCGGGGTCATAAATATTGATCGCAAAGCTTTTGGTCCCTTTGGGCACCCCTGTCCACGAAAGTTGTGGTGATTGGTTTTGACCATCACAACCAAAGCCTTTGAAGACATGCGTATTCGTCAGCTTTTCACCTTCAGCAACAGTTGTGCTGGTCAGTTGGAATTCCTGAGCGGCGGCAGGTAAGCTCAAACTCACCACGAGCATCAAGGCAGCCATAGAACTTTTGAAAAACATTGCCAGAGTCCTTTATGTTGAGAATTTTGGGTTGAGTACGTTGCTCATGTAATCAATATAAAAAACCCGCTGGCTGGGCGCTTCCCGCATTCGAGCAAGATCTATCGAAAAACGCTCATTCTTCAACATAGCGAATCTGACTGGGGTTAATCCCAAAGCGTTGCTTGAACGAATCCGAGAAATGCGAAGGTGTTTTGAAGCCACATTCGAGGGCAATTTCAGCGATCGGCATATCAGTCGTTTGCAAACGGTTAAGCCCACTTTCCAACCGCGTATTCTGCAATATTTTCGAAAATCGTTCACCAGAACGGGCCAGCCATCGCCGCATCGTTGCTTCACTCATCGCAAAGTGCTCGGCCACTTCCTTCGATCGCCAAGGATGACTTAAATCGGTTTCCAGTAAAGCTCTAACCTGACTTAACGGTGCATTTGCTTGATGCGGTGTCAGCACAACGTCATTACTTTTAATCCAGACCAACGGTTCTAGAAGACGATGACATCTGATCGCTTCCGGCAGAGTTGCATCTTCTAGGGTTGCTTGAATAATATCGAGTATGTGTGACGGCTCATATACCTTAGCGGTCATCATCTGAATCCCCGGTGGTTGAGCCTGCGCCTTGTAGCCGTCCGAGAACACTGCCTCAACTAAATCATTGCTGAAAGACACCCCAACGGCGCGATAATCCCGATCGAGCACCGGGCGATTTTCCATCGTCACCATGGAGTTGGGTGGAAAAATCATCATGTCGCCAACATTACCAATTAGCTCACCGTTAGTTGGACAAAGCACCCGCTTACTGCCCATTTGAATAAAAAACAAAAACGTATGCCGAAAATATAGATCGGTGAACGTTGCAGTTGTCGCTTGAGTAATCGCTCGAATGACAACTTCCGATTGCTGATTTTCATCGATCGCCTGAAGCATCGTCATAACTATTTTGGGGCTTGACCAGACTTAATTATGTAGGCAAGAATTGACTTAGTGATTTAAGCATTCTGCACTATCCGCTCACCAATTGCGCTATCGTCACATGATGCGGATGACTTGCCACGCGATCGAGCCACCGCCGCACCGCCGGATAATCCACCAGATCAAAGCCCCCCTCATGCGCCACATGGGTATAGGCATACAACGATATATCCGCGATCGTCATTTCTGCCCCGGCCAAATATTGTGTCTCACCCAACTGCTTTTCCATTACAGAGAGCGCCTTATACCCACCCTTTTGCTTCGCCTCAAACTCAGCCCGCCGTGACTCCGGCAACTCCAAATACTTCGCAATAAACCGCGCCACAGCAATATAAGGCTCATGACTATATTGTTCAAAAAACTGCCATTGCAGAACCTTTGCCCGCGTCCACGCTTCTTCCGGCAAATAGCTCGAACCCACAGCCAGATAATTCAGAATGGCATTTGATTCAGACAGGCATTGTCCTGATGGCAATTCAAGCAGAGGAATTTTGCCATTCGGATTCTTATCAAGAAACTCCTCAGTTTCCGTTTCACCCTTCAGCAAATCAATATCAATCCATTCATCCGCCAATCCTAGGTGGCTCATAAGCAGCTTGATTTTGTAGCAATTCCCCGACTGCACATCACCATAAACTCGATACATCGATTCATCTCCTACAACCACGAGACAAGCCTCAGGCAAATCGCTTACAGCCTATATTGCTAATGGCCCACTCCTATCACTGTATCCCTTTCTAGAATTTCCAACACACTCACGCCGCCTAATTCATGATGCACGCTAGCTGCCTGAGTTTTTTATCTATCACGCTTTTAGTGCTACCGCAAGATGTACTGATGCAGATATGAAACGTATTGCGACCTCGGCTGTGATTACGATCAAAAAATTCTCCTCTTAGAGTTAACAGAACCAGCAAAATCAAACGCAACCAGTTTTCAGCCAATTGACGGTGGTTAAGCAGTTATACGCTCAGCCATACATCGAGTATTTCCGTGAATCAACGCTATAGATTATGCCTCGATCTACGCCAGACTAATTCACATAGCACTAAGAAACTAAGGTTTCGTTTTGGCCGCTTGGTTCAAAACACTTCATTTGTCTCTGCTCTCCGCACCTAATTAATTGATTTAGCCAAGATCTCGCATCGTTTTTTAGCCGGTAGCTGTAGTCTGCACAACTACCGCAAGCGAGTCTTTTTTCCTAAGTCGATGATTTATGGTGTTTGGAAAATCACAAGTCGCTACTACTCCGCTGAAGATACTCTCTGAAACTACTGCAACCATGTCCACTCAATTCAAGTTCACGTTTGACCCTGGGACCAACCTCAACCAGATGATTGGCATGGAAATAGCTGGTCACATTTGGTCACAATATCTGCAAG
This window encodes:
- a CDS encoding glutathione S-transferase family protein, whose protein sequence is MYRVYGDVQSGNCYKIKLLMSHLGLADEWIDIDLLKGETETEEFLDKNPNGKIPLLELPSGQCLSESNAILNYLAVGSSYLPEEAWTRAKVLQWQFFEQYSHEPYIAVARFIAKYLELPESRRAEFEAKQKGGYKALSVMEKQLGETQYLAGAEMTIADISLYAYTHVAHEGGFDLVDYPAVRRWLDRVASHPHHVTIAQLVSG
- a CDS encoding AraC family transcriptional regulator, giving the protein MTMLQAIDENQQSEVVIRAITQATTATFTDLYFRHTFLFFIQMGSKRVLCPTNGELIGNVGDMMIFPPNSMVTMENRPVLDRDYRAVGVSFSNDLVEAVFSDGYKAQAQPPGIQMMTAKVYEPSHILDIIQATLEDATLPEAIRCHRLLEPLVWIKSNDVVLTPHQANAPLSQVRALLETDLSHPWRSKEVAEHFAMSEATMRRWLARSGERFSKILQNTRLESGLNRLQTTDMPIAEIALECGFKTPSHFSDSFKQRFGINPSQIRYVEE
- a CDS encoding YbhB/YbcL family Raf kinase inhibitor-like protein, whose amino-acid sequence is MAALMLVVSLSLPAAAQEFQLTSTTVAEGEKLTNTHVFKGFGCDGQNQSPQLSWTGVPKGTKSFAINIYDPDAPTGSGWWHWNVVNIPASVRSLPQGASGSVQLPKGVMEIRNDYGQVGFGGACPPPGEVHRYVFTVYALKQESLPLPENPSNALVGFMTRANSLGSASMTAVYHR